In Pseudomonas sp. MYb327, one DNA window encodes the following:
- the glcD gene encoding glycolate oxidase subunit GlcD, protein MNILYDERVDGVLPATDKHALLQALGEQIPDLEILHSREELKPYECDGLSAYRTTPMLVVLPREIEQVEKLLKICHQQRVPVVPRGAGTGLSGGALPLEKGVLLVMARFNKILEIDPAGRFARVQPGVRNLAISQAAAPHGLYYAPDPSSQIACSIGGNVAENAGGVHCLKYGLTVHNLLKVDMLTVDGERLTLGSDALDSPGFDLLALFTGSEGMLGVITEVTVKLLPKPQSAKVLLAAFDSVEKAGRAVGDIIAAGIIPGGLEMMDNLAIRAAEDFIHAGYPVEAEAILLCELDGVQADVDDDCERVRRVLEQAGATEVRQAKDEAERVRFWAGRKNAFPAVGRLSPDYYCMDGTIPRRELPGVLRAIAELSAEYNLRVANVFHAGDGNMHPLILFDANTPGELDRAEALGGKILELCVKVGGSITGEHGVGREKINQMCAQFSSDELTLFHAVKAAFDPSGLLNPGKNIPTLHRCAEFGAMHVHMGQLPFPELERF, encoded by the coding sequence ATGAATATCCTTTACGACGAACGCGTTGATGGGGTTCTCCCCGCCACCGATAAACACGCGCTTTTGCAGGCATTGGGTGAGCAAATACCAGACCTGGAAATCCTTCACAGCCGTGAAGAACTCAAACCATACGAGTGCGACGGTTTATCCGCCTATCGCACGACGCCAATGCTGGTGGTGTTGCCCCGCGAAATCGAACAGGTCGAAAAACTGCTGAAGATCTGCCATCAGCAGCGTGTTCCGGTGGTTCCTCGCGGAGCCGGCACAGGCCTGTCGGGCGGTGCACTGCCACTGGAAAAAGGCGTGTTGCTGGTGATGGCGCGCTTCAACAAAATTCTTGAAATCGATCCTGCCGGGCGGTTTGCCCGCGTACAACCGGGAGTGCGCAACCTGGCGATCTCTCAGGCTGCCGCCCCCCATGGTTTGTATTACGCCCCAGACCCCTCCTCGCAAATCGCCTGTTCCATCGGCGGTAACGTCGCGGAAAACGCTGGCGGTGTGCACTGCCTGAAATACGGCCTGACGGTGCACAACCTGCTCAAAGTGGACATGCTCACGGTGGACGGCGAACGCCTGACCCTGGGCAGCGATGCCCTCGACTCGCCAGGTTTTGATCTGCTGGCACTGTTCACCGGCTCCGAAGGCATGCTCGGGGTGATCACCGAGGTGACCGTCAAGCTGCTACCCAAACCACAATCAGCCAAGGTGTTGCTTGCAGCATTTGACTCCGTTGAAAAAGCCGGTCGTGCAGTAGGCGATATCATTGCTGCCGGAATCATCCCCGGTGGCCTTGAGATGATGGACAACCTGGCCATTCGCGCCGCCGAGGACTTCATCCACGCGGGTTATCCAGTCGAAGCCGAAGCCATCCTGCTGTGCGAACTTGACGGCGTCCAAGCCGATGTCGACGACGACTGCGAGCGTGTCCGACGAGTGCTGGAGCAAGCAGGTGCCACCGAAGTGCGCCAGGCCAAAGACGAAGCCGAACGCGTGCGATTTTGGGCCGGACGCAAGAATGCCTTTCCCGCTGTTGGGCGCCTCTCGCCGGATTATTACTGCATGGATGGCACCATCCCACGCCGCGAACTGCCCGGTGTTCTACGAGCAATCGCCGAGTTGTCCGCCGAATACAATTTGCGCGTCGCCAACGTGTTCCACGCCGGCGACGGCAACATGCATCCGCTGATTCTGTTCGATGCCAACACGCCCGGAGAACTGGATCGCGCCGAAGCCCTGGGCGGAAAGATCCTCGAACTGTGCGTGAAGGTCGGTGGCAGCATCACCGGCGAACACGGTGTGGGCCGGGAGAAAATCAACCAGATGTGTGCCCAGTTCAGCAGTGACGAATTGACTCTGTTCCACGCGGTCAAGGCTGCCTTCGACCCCAGCGGCCTGCTCAACCCCGGAAAGAACATTCCCACCCTGCATCGATGCGCCGAGTTCGGCGCCATGCATGTGCACATGGGGCAGTTACCCTTCCCTGAACTGGAGCGTTTCTAA
- a CDS encoding MaoC family dehydratase — translation MSELETIGIGFPWEDLPVGRTFKTLGRTVTEADIINFISATGMLEVLFTNVEFLKEAGFNGRLVPGGQVFCFAEGLLFQTALQGVGVAFLHTELDIKGPTFAGDTLHVEVEVIESRASKGKPGMGLVRTRNQVVKQDGTVVMVYTPLRLVKGRANLAG, via the coding sequence ATGAGCGAACTAGAAACCATTGGCATTGGCTTTCCCTGGGAAGACCTCCCGGTAGGGCGCACTTTCAAAACACTCGGGCGTACCGTGACCGAGGCCGACATTATCAACTTCATTTCTGCGACCGGGATGCTCGAAGTGTTGTTCACCAACGTCGAGTTCCTCAAGGAGGCCGGATTCAATGGGCGCCTGGTACCGGGTGGGCAAGTGTTCTGCTTCGCGGAGGGGCTTCTCTTCCAGACCGCCCTGCAAGGCGTTGGCGTGGCTTTTCTGCACACTGAGCTGGATATCAAAGGGCCGACCTTTGCCGGCGACACTCTGCATGTTGAGGTCGAAGTCATTGAATCCCGGGCAAGTAAAGGCAAGCCTGGCATGGGGCTGGTGCGCACCCGCAACCAAGTAGTCAAACAGGACGGCACCGTAGTGATGGTCTATACGCCGCTACGCCTGGTAAAGGGCCGCGCCAATCTGGCCGGCTGA
- a CDS encoding aldo/keto reductase, with protein sequence MRYKLLGRSGLRVSELCLGTMTFGNQGWGTEEAEAARLYSHYRDQGGNFLDTANEIYAGGASEEMLGRLLQGHRDQMVVTTKYALALPGGKDINAGGNHRKSLHRSVEASLRRLGTDYIDLLWVHAWDALTPIEEMLRALDDLVRQGKVLYLGISNTPAWVVAKCNTLARANGWTPFIALQAEYNLLERSIEHEVLPMCRSEGLSLAAWSPLASGILSGKYSTEVAGGERKRLDVAAMKSLDERGLVMADAVGKVAKQIGRTPAQVALNWLRAQAGVIPLLGVRTHAQLVDNMGCLEFDLDSACLAELGALGKPVAHYPYDYLNKYQNLINAGFHSQINADC encoded by the coding sequence ATGCGTTACAAGCTTTTGGGAAGATCCGGCCTGCGGGTATCGGAGCTGTGCCTGGGCACCATGACATTCGGCAACCAAGGATGGGGCACGGAGGAAGCCGAAGCCGCGAGGCTTTATTCGCACTATCGCGATCAAGGCGGCAACTTCCTCGATACCGCCAATGAAATCTATGCAGGCGGTGCCAGTGAGGAGATGCTGGGGCGATTGCTGCAGGGCCATCGCGATCAAATGGTGGTGACCACCAAATACGCCCTGGCACTTCCTGGTGGCAAGGATATCAACGCCGGCGGCAATCATCGTAAAAGCCTGCACCGCTCGGTTGAAGCAAGCTTACGACGCCTGGGTACCGACTATATCGATTTGCTCTGGGTTCACGCTTGGGACGCATTGACGCCGATCGAGGAAATGCTGCGAGCTCTGGATGACCTGGTCAGACAGGGCAAGGTGCTTTACCTCGGCATTTCCAACACCCCGGCCTGGGTTGTGGCCAAATGCAATACATTGGCGCGTGCCAACGGCTGGACGCCCTTTATCGCCTTGCAGGCCGAGTACAACTTGCTCGAGCGTTCGATCGAACACGAAGTGTTGCCGATGTGCCGCAGCGAAGGGCTGAGTCTGGCTGCCTGGTCTCCACTGGCGAGCGGGATCCTGAGCGGCAAGTACAGCACCGAAGTAGCAGGGGGTGAGAGAAAGCGCCTGGATGTCGCGGCAATGAAATCACTGGACGAGCGGGGGCTGGTCATGGCTGACGCAGTAGGCAAAGTCGCCAAGCAAATTGGCAGGACTCCTGCGCAAGTTGCTTTGAACTGGTTGCGTGCGCAGGCGGGAGTCATACCGCTGCTGGGCGTGAGGACCCATGCTCAGTTAGTGGACAATATGGGGTGTCTTGAGTTTGATCTGGATTCGGCGTGTCTGGCCGAACTGGGTGCATTGGGCAAGCCGGTTGCCCATTACCCTTACGATTATTTGAACAAGTATCAGAACCTGATCAACGCAGGTTTTCATTCGCAGATCAATGCCGATTGTTAA
- a CDS encoding zinc-binding dehydrogenase, which translates to MKQVRLYGIQDLRIVDVPMPEAGPLDVIVKVAMFGICGSDLGFARDGYIGRPGGQPLPLGHELVGTIHAVGSDVKNIQPGLRVVVDPMTGSSRIGTGDPDHGGFAEYLLVRNARLGETLFPLTDSLDFQRAVLTEPIAVGMHGLNQAGVTTQDRAVVFGAGPIGLGVIAALKYRGVSKVVAVDLTDERLERARQLGADHVINPGRADLQSTLQEYLGMRTAKLTGLPVVDASLYIDCAGHGPLLEQMVDMAGEKSRIVVLATHKKPVQLNMIQVMIKELVLIGSLSYPDEFPEVIEMLSDAQLDITPMLSHSFDFAQFAEAFAMAQVPELSAKVVVRVE; encoded by the coding sequence ATGAAACAAGTACGCCTGTATGGCATTCAAGATCTGCGAATCGTCGACGTGCCGATGCCTGAGGCAGGGCCGCTCGATGTGATTGTAAAGGTCGCCATGTTTGGCATCTGCGGCAGCGATCTTGGCTTTGCCCGCGACGGTTACATTGGTCGACCGGGTGGTCAGCCACTACCGTTGGGACATGAGCTGGTTGGCACCATTCACGCTGTGGGCAGTGATGTAAAAAATATCCAGCCAGGCCTGCGAGTGGTGGTAGACCCCATGACGGGCTCGAGCCGCATTGGTACAGGGGACCCTGACCACGGCGGCTTTGCCGAGTACTTGCTGGTGCGAAATGCACGACTGGGCGAAACGCTGTTCCCCTTGACCGACTCGCTGGACTTCCAGCGTGCCGTACTGACCGAACCCATTGCCGTGGGTATGCATGGCCTGAACCAGGCTGGCGTTACCACTCAAGACCGTGCCGTTGTCTTTGGTGCAGGTCCTATCGGCCTGGGTGTGATAGCCGCATTGAAGTACCGCGGAGTTTCCAAAGTGGTTGCCGTGGACTTGACCGACGAGCGACTGGAGCGCGCCCGTCAACTCGGCGCGGACCACGTCATCAACCCCGGACGTGCAGATTTGCAGTCGACACTCCAGGAATACCTGGGCATGCGAACCGCCAAGCTCACCGGGCTACCCGTAGTCGATGCCTCGTTGTACATCGACTGTGCCGGGCATGGTCCGCTGCTGGAGCAAATGGTGGACATGGCCGGGGAAAAATCGCGGATTGTGGTACTGGCGACGCACAAAAAGCCGGTTCAACTGAACATGATCCAAGTGATGATCAAGGAGCTCGTACTGATCGGCTCCCTCTCCTATCCAGATGAGTTTCCGGAAGTCATCGAGATGCTCAGCGATGCGCAACTCGATATCACCCCAATGCTCAGCCACTCGTTTGATTTCGCTCAGTTCGCCGAAGCCTTTGCCATGGCCCAGGTCCCCGAACTGTCCGCCAAAGTTGTAGTAAGGGTGGAATGA
- a CDS encoding electron transfer flavoprotein subunit beta/FixA family protein: MKILVPLKRVVDYNVKVRVKADNSGVDLANVKMSMNPFCEIAVEEAVRLKEKGVATEVVVVSVGPSTAQEQLRTALALGADRAILVESAEDLTSLAVAKLLKAVVDKEQPRLVILGKQAIDSDNNQTGQMLAALSGYGQGTFASNVEISGDSVAVTREIDGGAQTVSLKLPAIVTTDLRLNEPRYASLPNIMKAKKKPLEVLTPDALGVSTASTNKTVKVEAPAARSAGIKVKSVAELVEKLKNEAKVI; encoded by the coding sequence ATGAAAATCCTGGTCCCTCTCAAACGGGTGGTCGATTACAACGTCAAGGTTCGCGTCAAGGCGGACAATTCCGGCGTCGACCTCGCCAACGTCAAGATGTCGATGAACCCATTCTGCGAAATCGCAGTGGAAGAAGCCGTACGCCTGAAAGAGAAGGGCGTCGCGACTGAAGTCGTCGTCGTTTCCGTAGGCCCGTCCACCGCTCAGGAGCAGCTGCGCACCGCGCTGGCTCTGGGTGCCGACCGCGCCATCCTCGTCGAATCCGCCGAAGATCTGACTTCCCTGGCCGTGGCCAAACTGTTGAAAGCTGTTGTCGACAAGGAACAGCCCCGGTTGGTGATTCTTGGCAAGCAGGCTATCGACAGCGACAACAACCAGACTGGCCAGATGCTCGCTGCCTTGAGCGGTTACGGCCAGGGCACCTTTGCCTCCAACGTCGAAATCAGCGGCGACAGCGTTGCTGTAACCCGCGAAATCGACGGCGGCGCGCAGACCGTTTCCCTGAAACTGCCGGCCATCGTTACCACCGACCTGCGTTTGAACGAGCCGCGCTACGCGTCCCTGCCAAACATCATGAAAGCCAAGAAGAAGCCTCTCGAAGTGCTGACTCCGGACGCTTTGGGCGTTTCCACCGCCTCCACCAACAAGACCGTCAAAGTCGAAGCGCCTGCTGCACGCAGCGCGGGTATCAAGGTCAAGTCGGTGGCTGAACTGGTCGAGAAACTGAAAAACGAAGCGAAGGTAATCTAA
- a CDS encoding FAD-binding protein, producing MTILVIAEHDNKVLAPATLNTVAAAAKIGGDIHVLVAGQGAGAVAEAAAQVAGVSKVLVADNAAYAHQLPENVAPLVAELGKGYSHILAAATSNGKNILPRVAAQLDVDQISEIISVESADTFKRPIYAGNAIATVQSNAAVKVITVRATGFDPVAAVGGSASVESVGAAHDAGISSFVFESLAKSDRPELTAAKIVVSGGRGMQNGDNFKHLYALADKLGAGVGASRAAVDAGFVPNDMQVGQTGKIVAPQLYIAVGISGAIQHLAGMKDSKVIVAINKDEEAPIFQVADYGLVADLFEAVPEFEQLL from the coding sequence ATGACTATCTTGGTTATTGCTGAACACGACAACAAAGTGCTGGCCCCGGCCACGCTGAACACCGTGGCTGCTGCCGCCAAAATCGGTGGTGACATCCACGTTCTGGTTGCAGGCCAGGGCGCTGGCGCCGTGGCTGAAGCTGCAGCGCAAGTGGCTGGCGTGAGCAAAGTCCTGGTAGCTGACAACGCTGCCTACGCTCACCAACTGCCGGAAAACGTTGCTCCTCTGGTTGCTGAATTGGGCAAGGGCTACAGCCACATCCTGGCCGCCGCCACTTCCAACGGCAAAAACATCCTGCCGCGTGTTGCCGCTCAGCTGGACGTTGACCAGATCTCCGAGATCATCTCGGTTGAAAGCGCTGATACCTTCAAGCGCCCGATTTATGCCGGTAACGCCATCGCTACCGTGCAATCGAACGCTGCCGTGAAAGTGATCACCGTGCGTGCCACCGGTTTCGACCCGGTTGCAGCTGTTGGTGGTTCCGCTTCGGTTGAGTCCGTTGGCGCTGCTCACGACGCTGGCATCTCCAGCTTCGTCTTTGAGTCGCTGGCCAAGTCCGACCGTCCGGAACTGACCGCTGCCAAGATCGTCGTTTCCGGCGGCCGTGGCATGCAGAACGGTGACAACTTCAAACACCTGTACGCCCTGGCCGACAAGCTGGGCGCTGGCGTGGGTGCTTCGCGCGCCGCGGTCGACGCAGGTTTTGTACCCAACGACATGCAGGTCGGTCAGACCGGCAAGATCGTTGCGCCTCAGCTGTACATCGCCGTAGGTATCTCCGGCGCGATCCAGCACCTGGCCGGCATGAAAGACTCCAAAGTGATCGTTGCGATCAACAAGGACGAAGAAGCGCCGATCTTCCAGGTAGCCGATTACGGCCTGGTGGCAGATCTGTTCGAAGCTGTGCCGGAATTTGAACAACTGCTCTGA
- a CDS encoding cache domain-containing protein, whose amino-acid sequence MITAQAGAAEPQDDGQGARALLERAVLYYQEHHESAMAAFSRQGDFVDNNCYVLVLNASGVMLASGGPSSYLIGKNVGEVLPKELKTAFSEALKTESGQGVRKAQYHWKSWSGDRDENKVVYYRRVDDKLFAVGYFISRESAENARLMLDKVADAIASNPASTLDAINQANPAFRQDDLYPYVIDLNSRRFVAHGLNKRLLGVDFSTLKDAHGQPLGAPILRISQRKGTGEYQYLWTNPLTNRVENKHAFFRRVGSYLVAVGYYQDKP is encoded by the coding sequence TTGATCACCGCTCAGGCCGGGGCCGCAGAGCCTCAGGACGATGGTCAGGGGGCAAGGGCTCTGCTTGAGCGTGCAGTTCTTTATTATCAGGAGCACCACGAAAGTGCCATGGCGGCTTTCAGTCGTCAGGGGGATTTTGTTGATAACAACTGTTATGTGTTGGTGCTTAATGCTAGTGGCGTAATGCTGGCAAGTGGCGGTCCCTCCAGTTACCTGATCGGGAAGAACGTCGGTGAGGTCTTGCCAAAAGAATTGAAGACGGCTTTCTCCGAGGCCCTGAAGACAGAGTCAGGCCAGGGCGTGCGGAAGGCTCAATACCACTGGAAAAGCTGGAGTGGCGACCGCGACGAGAACAAGGTCGTCTACTACCGTCGCGTCGATGACAAACTCTTCGCCGTGGGCTACTTCATTTCACGGGAGTCTGCGGAAAATGCCCGGTTGATGCTCGACAAGGTTGCGGATGCCATCGCATCCAACCCTGCTTCGACGCTGGATGCCATCAATCAGGCGAACCCGGCGTTTCGTCAGGATGATCTGTACCCTTACGTGATTGATCTGAACAGTCGGCGCTTTGTTGCTCATGGCCTCAATAAGCGTTTGCTGGGCGTGGATTTCAGTACCCTCAAGGACGCCCATGGTCAGCCATTAGGGGCACCCATTCTGCGCATATCTCAGCGCAAGGGGACAGGAGAGTATCAATACCTTTGGACAAATCCATTGACCAACCGGGTCGAGAACAAGCATGCGTTTTTCCGCCGGGTAGGTTCGTATCTGGTCGCTGTCGGTTACTACCAGGACAAGCCGTAA
- a CDS encoding MaoC/PaaZ C-terminal domain-containing protein, producing the protein MPRFRQRASEALQAGDSFTASRRFNLEDIQIFTRISRDYQPAFFDACCAEAAVFKARVSHELLTASLVTEIGRKIGWVGDSITFHFTQPAYTGDMITCHWVIKTLGNQGRAIAKITMTNEAGMTVMDAEACGVVSSLAGHNNKKGLSAPI; encoded by the coding sequence ATGCCTCGCTTCAGACAGCGTGCCTCGGAGGCGCTTCAGGCTGGGGACAGCTTCACAGCTTCCCGCCGCTTTAACCTTGAAGACATCCAGATTTTCACGAGAATTTCTCGGGACTATCAACCTGCATTTTTCGATGCGTGTTGTGCCGAGGCCGCTGTTTTTAAAGCACGTGTTTCCCATGAGTTGTTGACGGCCAGCCTGGTCACCGAAATCGGCAGGAAAATTGGCTGGGTAGGTGACAGCATCACCTTCCACTTCACGCAGCCGGCCTATACCGGGGACATGATCACCTGCCACTGGGTCATCAAGACTTTGGGCAATCAAGGCCGTGCAATCGCCAAAATCACGATGACCAACGAAGCGGGAATGACAGTAATGGACGCCGAAGCCTGCGGGGTTGTTTCGTCGTTGGCCGGTCACAACAATAAGAAAGGGTTGTCTGCCCCAATATGA
- a CDS encoding amidohydrolase family protein, giving the protein MKVDDLILISVDDHIVEPPTMFDQHLTVEQKAFAPKVLKDKNGADYWLFEGRRAGNIGLNAVVGRNREEYGCEPISFEQMRRGAWDIKARIDDMNANGLLASLNFPSVVTFDGSLFHQFDNKKNALTLLKAYNDWHIDEWCGSFPGRNIPNAIVPYWDINATVEEIKRVVAKGCHAISFTDNPSLKGQPSLHDAHWEPLWKVCAENKVVINIHIGSGAQAPHASMDTPIDAWIITMPISIVNSAADWLHLKALHRYPDLKIALSEGGIGWIPYFLERADFVHDHHRAWTYADFAGKKPSEVFREHFLTCFIDDKFGLKNLEDIGEDNVAYECDYPHSDTVWPECPDRLIETVSHLPASTIDKITHGNAMRLYNFDAFSLMGGRNNCTAGALRAQATHIDTRPQSFGGPAPLAEGETRRCVTSGDIIKMFTQVSKEDGKIEA; this is encoded by the coding sequence ATGAAAGTCGATGACTTGATCCTGATTAGCGTTGACGACCACATCGTAGAGCCTCCCACCATGTTCGATCAGCACCTGACAGTGGAGCAAAAAGCCTTCGCTCCCAAAGTGCTCAAAGACAAGAATGGTGCGGACTACTGGCTCTTCGAAGGGCGTCGCGCTGGCAATATCGGATTGAATGCCGTGGTCGGGCGCAACCGCGAAGAATATGGCTGCGAGCCCATTTCATTCGAGCAAATGCGCAGAGGCGCATGGGATATCAAGGCGCGCATCGATGACATGAACGCCAACGGCCTGCTGGCTTCGTTGAACTTCCCTAGCGTCGTGACCTTCGATGGCAGTCTGTTCCACCAGTTCGATAACAAGAAAAACGCATTGACCCTGCTCAAGGCCTACAACGACTGGCATATCGACGAATGGTGCGGCAGCTTCCCGGGACGCAACATTCCCAATGCCATTGTTCCGTACTGGGACATCAACGCTACCGTCGAGGAAATCAAGCGCGTGGTTGCCAAGGGCTGCCACGCCATCAGCTTCACCGACAACCCGTCACTCAAAGGCCAGCCGAGCCTGCACGACGCCCACTGGGAGCCGCTGTGGAAGGTCTGCGCGGAAAACAAGGTAGTCATCAACATTCATATCGGTTCCGGCGCCCAGGCCCCGCACGCCTCGATGGACACTCCGATCGACGCATGGATCATCACCATGCCGATTTCCATCGTCAATTCGGCGGCCGACTGGCTCCACCTCAAGGCCTTGCATCGTTATCCAGACCTGAAGATCGCCTTGTCCGAAGGCGGCATTGGCTGGATTCCGTACTTCCTGGAGCGCGCAGACTTCGTGCACGACCACCACCGCGCCTGGACCTATGCCGATTTCGCTGGCAAGAAGCCAAGCGAAGTGTTCCGCGAGCATTTCCTCACATGCTTTATCGATGACAAGTTCGGCCTGAAGAACCTCGAAGACATCGGCGAAGACAACGTTGCCTACGAGTGCGATTACCCGCACTCCGATACCGTCTGGCCAGAGTGTCCCGATCGCCTGATCGAAACAGTCTCCCACCTGCCGGCCAGCACCATCGACAAGATCACCCATGGCAACGCCATGCGTCTCTACAACTTCGATGCGTTCAGCCTGATGGGAGGTCGCAATAATTGCACCGCGGGCGCGCTGCGCGCTCAGGCAACCCACATTGATACCCGCCCGCAATCGTTCGGTGGCCCGGCGCCGCTGGCTGAAGGCGAAACCCGTCGCTGTGTGACCTCGGGCGACATCATCAAGATGTTCACCCAGGTATCCAAGGAAGACGGCAAAATCGAAGCGTGA
- a CDS encoding rubredoxin, with protein sequence MKKWQCFFCSYIYDEALGAPAEGIPAGTRWEDVSDEWICPECGATKEDFAMLEIA encoded by the coding sequence ATGAAAAAGTGGCAATGTTTTTTTTGCAGTTACATCTACGACGAAGCACTCGGCGCGCCGGCCGAGGGCATTCCCGCCGGCACGCGCTGGGAGGATGTCTCCGACGAGTGGATTTGCCCGGAATGCGGCGCCACCAAAGAAGACTTCGCCATGCTGGAAATCGCCTGA
- a CDS encoding FAD-dependent oxidoreductase, with protein MSQPESSCTLIVGSGHAGCEAAFSLRQNGYTGRVVLIGNEVSLPYQRPPLSKGFLAGTVDDQALLIRPADAYEKANIETRLGVQVVGLDAARKTIELSDGSSLGYSHLILATGSRPRQLAILDSERPPANVHYLRTLAQARQMREQMLEGKRLVIIGGGYIGLEVAAMALKRGLKVSLIESMDRILARVTAPDVSSFYQQVHQAEGAKLHLNAQLDRFNLDSKGERVESLQLSDGSVFPTDLVLVGIGAIANTELAEQAGLEIDNGIVVDENTHTSDPFIHAIGDCCSHPSELYSRRLRLESIPNAIEQARTAALAICAKPLPYRSVPWFWSDQYDLKLQTVGLSLGHDQTCLRGSQTLRSFVVFYLREGMVIAADCINRQSEFALIKKLVQGRQKPDIPSLVDDSMSLKDILAQMTTPA; from the coding sequence ATGAGCCAACCTGAATCCAGCTGCACACTGATTGTCGGCAGCGGCCATGCCGGCTGCGAAGCTGCCTTTTCGCTGCGCCAGAACGGTTACACCGGACGCGTCGTACTGATTGGCAATGAAGTCAGCCTGCCCTATCAGCGCCCTCCCCTCTCCAAAGGCTTTCTGGCGGGTACGGTCGATGATCAGGCTTTGCTAATTCGTCCCGCCGATGCGTATGAAAAGGCCAACATCGAGACGCGTCTCGGCGTTCAGGTGGTGGGCCTGGACGCTGCGCGAAAGACCATTGAGTTGTCCGATGGCAGCAGTCTGGGCTACAGCCATTTGATTCTCGCCACCGGCAGCCGGCCGAGACAACTTGCCATCCTGGACTCAGAGCGCCCCCCGGCAAACGTGCATTATTTGCGTACCCTCGCTCAGGCGCGGCAGATGCGCGAGCAAATGCTCGAAGGCAAACGTCTGGTCATAATTGGTGGGGGTTACATTGGCCTGGAAGTCGCTGCCATGGCGCTCAAGCGAGGACTCAAAGTCAGCTTGATAGAAAGCATGGACCGGATTCTGGCACGTGTAACAGCCCCGGATGTCTCCAGTTTCTATCAGCAAGTTCATCAGGCTGAAGGGGCAAAGCTGCATCTCAATGCCCAACTCGATCGTTTCAATCTGGATAGTAAGGGAGAACGGGTTGAATCGCTTCAACTCAGCGATGGCAGTGTGTTCCCGACCGACCTGGTTTTGGTCGGGATCGGTGCCATTGCCAATACCGAGCTGGCGGAGCAAGCGGGGCTTGAAATCGACAATGGCATTGTGGTCGATGAGAACACTCACACCAGCGACCCATTCATTCACGCCATTGGTGATTGTTGCAGTCATCCAAGCGAGCTCTACAGTCGCCGGCTGCGCCTGGAGTCTATTCCCAACGCCATAGAGCAAGCCCGTACGGCGGCACTGGCGATCTGCGCCAAGCCCTTGCCCTATCGTTCCGTACCTTGGTTCTGGTCCGATCAGTACGACCTGAAACTGCAAACTGTCGGCTTGTCACTGGGTCACGACCAGACCTGCCTGCGCGGCTCGCAGACTTTGCGTTCGTTTGTTGTGTTCTACCTGCGCGAAGGCATGGTGATTGCCGCAGACTGCATCAATCGCCAATCGGAATTCGCCTTGATCAAGAAGCTCGTTCAGGGACGACAAAAACCCGACATCCCAAGCCTTGTCGACGATTCAATGTCACTCAAGGACATCCTCGCTCAAATGACTACCCCCGCCTGA